Genomic DNA from Acidimicrobiales bacterium:
TGCTTCGGGCTGGACAGCGACCGGCTGGCCCCCGTCGCCGAGCGCGTCGGCCCTTCCCCCGCCGATGTGCTCGGCGGCGGTCACCGGGTCGATCCACGGGCCGTCGAGCACTTCCACCAGCGGGCCGGCTTCGCCCGACCGACCGAGGACGTGGACACCGCGGCGGTCGAGCAACTGGTGGCCGAGGACGCCCTCGCCCTCCTCAGCGGCACGTAGACCCTCGGTCGGGCGCCGTCCTAGAGGTTCCAGCCGAAGAAGAAGCCGTCCCTCGTGGCCTTGGCCATCCGGCCGGGGGTGTGGGCGTCGCCGATGGTCCGCACGTCCGCGACGTGGGGGCGGAGCCGATCGGCCAGGTCGTCGACGGAGCGTCGCAACGTCACGAGCACCACGGCCTCGACGTCGTCGACCACGCGGTCCTCGCCGGTGTGGATGTCGAAGAGCGTGACCCGATGGTCGTCGATGCCTCGTACGAACGTCTCCACCGACGACCTCACGCCGAGGGCGTGGAGCTGCTGGCCCACCAGGTCCCGGTGGCTGCCGGACCGCCCCACGTAGTTCACCGCCGTGGACGCGTGGCGGGTCACCAGCTCCACCTCGGCGCCCGCCCGGGCGAACATCCAGGCGATGTCGGAGCCGGTGATGGCGCCGTCCTCCTCGTAGACCACCACCTGGCCCCGCAGTTCCGGCAAGGAGGGCAGCAGGGTGTCGGGGGTGTAGACGTGGTCGAGGTCCCAGCCGGGGATCTCGGCGCCGGTCAGGCCGTTGACTCCCGTGGGATCGAAGCGGGCCCCGGTGGCCACGACGACCACGTCCGGCCCGGCGGCCAGCACCCGGTCCACGGTGGCGTCGGTCTCCAGCAGCACCTTGACCCCGAGGTCCCGAAGACGCCCGCCCCACCAGGTCGCGGCCCGGGTCACCCCGTCGCGCGTGGGCAGCTTGGCCTGGAGGTGGAGGGCGCCGCCCAGCACGTCGGACCGCTCGTACAGCGTCACCTCATGGCCGCGCATGGACGCCACCCGAGCGGCCTCCAGCCCGGCGGGGCCGCCACCGACGACCACCACTCGCTTGGGCTCGTCGGTGGTGGTGAGCTTGGTGACCCCGTACAGGGCCTCCAGGTAGTTGGTCGGGTTCATCACGCACTGCCCCTCGAAGGTGCAGCCGTTGAGCCCGATGCAGGGCCGGATCTCCTCCGCCCGCCCCTGCTCGCCCTTGATCGGGTACTCCGGGTCGGCGAAGAGCCCGCGCGTGCCGCCCACGAGGTCCATGACGCCGGAGGCGATGATGCGCTCTGCCTCGGCCGGGTCGTGCATCCGGCCCGGGCAGCCCAGCACCACGGCGTCGCGGATGGCCGCCCGCACCTGCGCGATGTAGGGCACCTCGTAGGACTCCTCCAGGTAGTGGGGGGCCCAGACGTGCCACATGTGCTGGCTGTGTCCGATGTCGAGGTCGAAGAAGTCGACCAGGCCAGCCGCCTCGATGCGGCGGGCGATCTCCTGCGCCTCCGCGGCGTCGATGCCGCCGGGCAGCATCTCGTCGCAGGGCATGCGGATGCCCACCGCCATCCCGGGACCGGCGTTGGCCTGCATGGCCTCCAGGCACTCCACGGGCCAGCGCATGCGGTTCTCAAGGCTGCCGCCGTACTCGTCGGTGCGCCGGTTGGTGAAGCCCGACAGGAACAGGCCGGTCGAGTGGAGGTGGGCGGCGTGCAGCTCGACGCCGTCGAACCCGGCCCGCTCGGCGTTCCTGGTGCTGACGCCCACCAGCTCGACGATGCGACGGAGGTCGTCGGTGGTGAGCGGGCGCGGGAAGCCCTCGCCCACGAACCCGGCGCCCGGCAGGCCCGACGGCGATCCGAACCCACAGTGGAGCTGGGCGAACATCTTGGCGCCGTGCCGCTGGACCCGGTCGAGCAGCGGCCGGAACGCCTCGACGGCCGAGTCGGTGGTCAGGTGCCAGCGACCGCTGTCACCCTTCTGCACCTCGATGTGGCCCTGGATGATGAGGCCGATGCCACCCCGGGCCCGCTCCTCGTAGTAGTCGATCACGTCGGGATGCGGGATCGGGCTGCCGTCGACGGGGTCACGGGCGTAGACGTGGTCGCGGAGCCCCAGGGCCGGGTCGGCGAGGCCGGCGATCGACCCGTGCGGGGTCTGGAAGAGCCGGTTCTTCACCTCGACCGGACCGATGCGCACCGGCTCGTACACATGCGGATAGAGCTCTTGGCCGTCCATCGCTGCCCCCCTCGCTCGCCAGCTCCACTCAACCTAAACAAGAAGGACAATATCTGTCGATTCTGTATCTTCCACTCGAGCGACTGAACCGCTTCCCGCGGCAACTTGACGGTTTTGTCATCTAGGATCTCGTGGTGCCTCGACGGGTGAGCGCCGACCTCCTCGCCCTCGTGGATCGCGATCGTCTCGCCGGCTTCGTGCGCGAGCACGCGCCGCTGGACGGCACCGTGGAGCTGGACGTGCTCAGCGGCGGGCACTCGAACATCACCTATCTCCTGCGCTCCGGTCGTCACCACTACGTCGTGCGGCGGCGCCCGATCGGCGCGGTGCCCGCCGGCGCCCACGACATGGCCCGCGAGCACAGGGTGCTCG
This window encodes:
- a CDS encoding FAD-dependent oxidoreductase — encoded protein: MDGQELYPHVYEPVRIGPVEVKNRLFQTPHGSIAGLADPALGLRDHVYARDPVDGSPIPHPDVIDYYEERARGGIGLIIQGHIEVQKGDSGRWHLTTDSAVEAFRPLLDRVQRHGAKMFAQLHCGFGSPSGLPGAGFVGEGFPRPLTTDDLRRIVELVGVSTRNAERAGFDGVELHAAHLHSTGLFLSGFTNRRTDEYGGSLENRMRWPVECLEAMQANAGPGMAVGIRMPCDEMLPGGIDAAEAQEIARRIEAAGLVDFFDLDIGHSQHMWHVWAPHYLEESYEVPYIAQVRAAIRDAVVLGCPGRMHDPAEAERIIASGVMDLVGGTRGLFADPEYPIKGEQGRAEEIRPCIGLNGCTFEGQCVMNPTNYLEALYGVTKLTTTDEPKRVVVVGGGPAGLEAARVASMRGHEVTLYERSDVLGGALHLQAKLPTRDGVTRAATWWGGRLRDLGVKVLLETDATVDRVLAAGPDVVVVATGARFDPTGVNGLTGAEIPGWDLDHVYTPDTLLPSLPELRGQVVVYEEDGAITGSDIAWMFARAGAEVELVTRHASTAVNYVGRSGSHRDLVGQQLHALGVRSSVETFVRGIDDHRVTLFDIHTGEDRVVDDVEAVVLVTLRRSVDDLADRLRPHVADVRTIGDAHTPGRMAKATRDGFFFGWNL